One part of the Mycolicibacterium aromaticivorans JS19b1 = JCM 16368 genome encodes these proteins:
- a CDS encoding DeoR/GlpR family DNA-binding transcription regulator — MYPEERQQAIADRVLSQGRVSVAELAQAYDVTTETVRRDLAALDRAGVLRRVHGGAVPVRALHVVEPGVDERETTRADHKEAIARAAADFLPLSGATVLFDAGTTTARVAAMLPPDRELVVVTNSVPIAARLAGMPSVNLQLLGGRVRGLTQAAVGEPVLRALDTLRVDIAFIGANGVTVRHGLSTPDSEEAAVKRAMVRCANYVVVLADSSKIGREEFVSFASIDHVDALITDPEISAADRAALTEQGVEVVLAGGES; from the coding sequence GTGTACCCGGAGGAACGTCAGCAGGCGATCGCGGACCGAGTGCTGTCCCAGGGACGGGTGTCGGTCGCGGAGCTCGCGCAGGCCTACGACGTCACCACCGAGACCGTCCGGCGGGATCTGGCCGCGCTCGACAGGGCCGGTGTGCTGCGACGCGTGCACGGCGGCGCGGTCCCGGTGCGGGCACTGCACGTGGTGGAGCCCGGGGTCGACGAGCGGGAGACCACCCGCGCCGACCACAAGGAAGCCATCGCCAGGGCCGCCGCCGATTTCCTTCCGCTGTCGGGCGCCACCGTGCTGTTCGACGCAGGCACCACCACCGCCCGGGTCGCTGCGATGCTGCCGCCCGATCGAGAGCTGGTGGTGGTGACCAATTCCGTACCGATCGCCGCGCGGCTGGCCGGCATGCCGTCGGTGAACCTGCAGCTGCTGGGCGGGCGGGTCCGGGGTCTGACCCAGGCTGCCGTCGGGGAACCGGTTCTGCGCGCCCTCGACACCCTGCGGGTGGACATCGCATTCATCGGCGCGAACGGGGTCACCGTGCGTCACGGCCTATCCACCCCCGACAGCGAGGAAGCCGCGGTCAAACGCGCAATGGTGCGCTGCGCCAACTACGTCGTGGTGCTGGCCGATTCGTCGAAGATCGGCCGGGAGGAGTTCGTCAGCTTTGCCTCGATCGACCACGTCGACGCGCTCATCACCGATCCGGAGATCAGCGCCGCCGATCGTGCCGCACTGACCGAGCAGGGCGTCGAAGTCGTCCTGGCAGGAGGGGAATCATGA
- the ptsP gene encoding phosphoenolpyruvate--protein phosphotransferase translates to MTVSSTPTSLGAGQVLRGVPVVPGVRYAPVIRPGRPPAIEELDSGEQIGEEQRDSEASRFTAAASAVADRLRGRAALATGAASEVLAATAMLAQDRAWLGAAEKRIKEGTPAVRATAEAVAQFVDLFTKMGGLMAERVTDLRDIRDRVIAELSGLPEPGVPVPDHPAILCAEDLAPADTAGLDPALVVGLATTLGGPTSHTAIIARQLGIPCVVAVHGLDELAAGTHVLIDGTSGTIAVTPDPAEAAAAVEAAEAANAAMAGWTGPGATADGHPVAILANVQDGSAARAARETPAEGIGLFRTELCFLNRDTEPTVEEQAAIYGEVLDAFAGHKVVIRTLDAGSDKPLKFVGHPDEANPALGVRGIRIEAIQPDILERQLDAIALAAEQTGNAPWVMAPMIATPEEAKRFAARARRRGLVPGVMIEVPAAALLAERILDHVEFLSIGTNDLAQYTMAADRMSAELATLTDPWQPGVLALVAQTARAGASRGKPVGVCGEAAADPLLACVLAGLGITSLSAAAAAVTGVGAKLASVTLQQCRDAAAAVLTTASAADARAAALDVL, encoded by the coding sequence ATGACCGTCTCCTCCACGCCCACCTCACTCGGTGCCGGACAGGTGCTGCGCGGCGTTCCGGTTGTCCCCGGTGTTCGCTATGCACCGGTCATCCGGCCCGGCCGGCCGCCTGCCATCGAGGAACTCGACTCCGGCGAACAGATCGGTGAAGAACAGCGAGACTCCGAGGCCTCCCGGTTCACCGCCGCCGCGTCCGCCGTTGCCGACCGATTGCGCGGACGCGCCGCTCTGGCGACAGGCGCCGCCTCGGAGGTGCTGGCCGCCACCGCCATGCTCGCGCAAGACCGAGCCTGGCTGGGTGCGGCGGAAAAACGCATCAAGGAGGGCACGCCTGCGGTGCGCGCCACCGCCGAGGCCGTGGCCCAGTTCGTCGACCTGTTCACCAAGATGGGCGGCCTGATGGCCGAGCGCGTCACCGACCTACGCGACATCCGCGATCGGGTGATCGCCGAACTGAGCGGCCTGCCCGAACCCGGTGTGCCGGTGCCGGACCACCCCGCCATCCTCTGCGCGGAAGACCTCGCCCCCGCCGACACCGCGGGACTGGATCCCGCGCTGGTCGTCGGCCTGGCCACCACGCTGGGCGGCCCGACCAGCCACACCGCGATCATCGCCCGCCAGCTCGGCATCCCGTGTGTGGTTGCGGTGCACGGCCTCGACGAGCTGGCCGCGGGCACCCACGTCCTCATCGACGGCACCAGCGGCACCATCGCCGTCACACCCGACCCGGCAGAGGCGGCGGCCGCCGTCGAAGCTGCCGAGGCCGCGAACGCCGCGATGGCCGGCTGGACCGGTCCCGGTGCCACCGCCGACGGCCATCCGGTGGCGATCCTGGCCAACGTGCAGGACGGTTCGGCTGCGCGCGCCGCTCGCGAGACCCCGGCGGAGGGCATCGGCCTGTTCCGCACCGAGCTGTGTTTTCTCAACCGCGACACCGAGCCGACCGTCGAGGAGCAGGCCGCCATCTACGGCGAAGTGCTCGACGCGTTCGCAGGACACAAGGTCGTCATCCGCACCCTGGATGCAGGATCGGACAAGCCGCTGAAGTTCGTCGGCCATCCCGATGAGGCCAACCCCGCGCTGGGTGTTCGGGGCATCCGGATCGAGGCCATCCAGCCCGACATCCTCGAGCGCCAACTCGACGCGATAGCGCTGGCCGCCGAGCAGACCGGTAATGCGCCGTGGGTGATGGCGCCGATGATCGCGACCCCGGAGGAGGCCAAGCGGTTCGCCGCCCGGGCCCGCCGGCGGGGCCTCGTGCCCGGCGTGATGATCGAGGTGCCGGCCGCCGCGCTGCTGGCCGAGCGCATCCTGGACCACGTCGAGTTCTTGTCGATCGGCACCAATGACCTCGCCCAGTACACGATGGCGGCCGACCGGATGTCGGCCGAATTGGCCACCCTGACCGATCCGTGGCAGCCCGGGGTGCTGGCACTGGTCGCCCAGACCGCCCGTGCCGGGGCCAGCCGCGGCAAGCCGGTGGGGGTCTGCGGTGAAGCCGCCGCCGATCCGCTGCTGGCGTGCGTATTGGCCGGGCTCGGCATCACGTCGCTGTCCGCGGCGGCCGCGGCGGTGACCGGTGTCGGCGCCAAGCTCGCCTCGGTCACGCTGCAGCAATGTCGCGACGCCGCCGCCGCGGTGTTGACCACGGCGAGTGCGGCCGACGCGCGCGCGGCGGCCCTCGACGTCCTATGA